A segment of the Odoribacter splanchnicus DSM 20712 genome:
TGCACTTCCTTGTTGGCCGTATAATATTTGGGCACTTCGTCCATACTGTTGTAGAAGCCGTCGGTTTTGAACACCATCAACTGGTGGAGCGGCCGGCCGATAATCTGGCTGTTGAAATCGAAGCCGTCCGCGCTCTTCTCAAAACGGTTCCAGTTGCGCGAAAGATTGAATTTCATACGCCACTGCACGGCTGTTTCGCGGAAAATATCGGCTATGAGCTCCAGTTCAATTCCCTGATTGGAAATGGCCATACCGTTTTGCCACTGGAAATTGAGGTATTGTGTGTTTCCCGGCAGGGTGATGCGGTTCAACTGGCCTTTGGTGTAGCGGTAATAATAGTCCAGATTGACTTTAAAGCGATAGTCTAACAAACTGATATCCAATCCGACGTCGTATTGGTTGGTTTCTTCCCAACTCAGGTTTTTGTTGATAACGCCGGCACTCGCATTCGGCAACATACCCGCATTGCCGTGAAAAGTGTAATGGCCGGGCGACAACAGTCCGTGAGCTAAGTAAGGTTGGTGGAATTTCTGTCCGGAGACACCCCAGCTACCGCGTATTTTAGCAAAGCTCAGCCAATAAAAGCGTTTCATAAACGGCTCTTCCGAAAAGGCCCAGCCCAAAGCAACGGAGGGGAAGGTGGCCCAGCGTACATTTTCGCCGAACACCGAGGAACCGTCACGACGCAACGTGGCTTCCAACATGTATTTTTCCTTGAAATTGTAGGTCACACGACCGAAATAACTGTTGAGGCGTTCTTCGTCGAAATTGGACAGGTAAGTGAAAGCGGAGATAAACAAGTCCTTCGTGCCGTCGCCCACATTATTCAAACCGTTATCGCCACCCCAGCCCTGCGCGCCGACGTAGTGAACGTGATCGTTCGGTCCGTTGGAACCCGAACCTTTATTGTTGAAACTCTGGTCTTTCTGGAAAGAAAGTCCCAGCAGCACATCGAAATTGTGCCGGTTTTTGATAGAGAAATTATAGCTCAGCAGGTTTTCGTTTATCAGCGAAATATCCCGCGCAATGGTTCCTTCCGAGGTCGAAAAATGGTAGGTCGGGTCCAACGCCTTCGGTTTGAAAATGTTTTGATTCTGCTGGTTGAAATCCACGCCTGCCGATAGTTTCAGGTGCAGGTTGCGGATAATTTCGTAGTCCAACACCAAATTGAACCGGGCGGAATAGCTCTGATTCTTTTCCGAAGTTTCATTCAACTGTTGGAGCATCATCCGCCCCACCTCCCCGCCACCGGGAAGCAGCGTCGGCGTATCCGTCGGGTCGGAAGTAATGCTTTCCATCTTGCTGGCATTGCTTCCGGCATTGCTTCCACGACTCCGGTCGCTGTAGGTCAGTGAAAATTGGCCGTCCATCCGCAATTTTTTAGCCGGCATGGCCGTCAGGTTCGTCAATACATTGAAGCGGGTAAACCCCGTATTGACGGCGATTCCTTCCTCGTCGTAATATCCGGCACCAATCATATAGCGTACGTTTTCATTTCCGCCGGAAGCTTGAAGATTGGCATTGAGCACCTTAGCTACCTGATAATTTTGTTTCCACCAATGGGTGGAGTTGTTGTAAAACGAATTCAGACTGTCCTGCAAAGCAATGGCATTCTGCGGGCGGGTAGTACCCCAAAACCAGTTGTACATGGGGCCCTTGTCCTGGCGGTTTTCGTATACCTCTTCATACGACTCCGGCAATTTCCAGGTGCCGTCGGCCGTTTTATAAGGGGCCAGCGTGTTGTACAACGCTTCTAAATGGTACCTGCGTTCATAGTTACCGCCCCATTGGTCGGGAGCTGCGGGCAACCAGGAGGCCGAATAGGAAAAATTGGCGGAGAAGCGGGCCTTTCCAGCCTGTCCTTTCTTCGTCGTGATGAGAATGACACCGTTTCCTGCACGCGACCCGTAAATAGCAGCAGAAGCGGCATCTTTCAGTACTTCGATGGATTCAATCATCGACGGGTCTAAGTCGGACAACGTATTCGAACCGGTGACCGGTGAAGTAAACGACTGCATGGGTACGCCGTCGATGACGTAAAGCGGGGTGCCGTAATTGCGGTCATCGCCCTCTCCTTCCACAAACAAAGAGTTATATCCCCGAATGGCTACCAATGAACCGCCACCGCCCGGCGAACCGGAAATGTTGCTGATTTCCACACCCGCCATGTGTCCCTGCAAGAGGTTTTCGAGGCTATGGGTAGGCAATTCCTTGAGTTCGTCGGCTTTCACGGAAGAGATTGCACTGACGACGGTACGTTTTTTTTGTGCACCGTAGGCCACTACCTGCACTTCTTCCAGGCTGGCCGTTTCGAGTTCCATCTTTACGGAAACGGCCTTTCCATCGGTATAATTAACCGTTACGGTTTTGTAGCCTACGAACGAAAAGACCAATTTTCCTTTTTCCTGCGGTACCGATAAGGTGAAATCTCCGTCCACATTCGTGGACACCCCCATTTGCGTACCGTCTAACAGAACGGTAACACCCGGCATCGGCAGGTTCTTTTCGTCCACCACCTTTCCCTGTACTTTATAAAACTTCTGTTGTTCCACCGTTTGCGGTTGTTCACGAAACAGAATGATGGTTTTGTCTAAAATGCGGAAAGAGAAACCCGTTCCTTTCAGGCAAGCAGCGAGCACTTCTTCGATGCGGGCATTCCGCACGTCCAACGTGATGTTGGAGATATTTTTTACGGCAGCATCGTCGAAGAAGAAACTGAACTCCGATTGCCGGCGGATGTTGTTCATCACCTGCTCTAATGAAGCATTGTTCACTTTCAGGTCTAATTTCGCCTCCTGCGAGTATGTGTTGGCCGAGACTTGTAAAAAAGCAGCACACAGAAACAACATACAAAGTTTCATAATCTTTTGTGTTTTGCGCCATCGCCCACCATAGCGACGGCTGTTTTCAGTTCTGTTTTCCATTGAATTTGATTTAGACTTTTATTTTGACTGATGATTTATTGCCA
Coding sequences within it:
- a CDS encoding SusC/RagA family TonB-linked outer membrane protein produces the protein MENRTENSRRYGGRWRKTQKIMKLCMLFLCAAFLQVSANTYSQEAKLDLKVNNASLEQVMNNIRRQSEFSFFFDDAAVKNISNITLDVRNARIEEVLAACLKGTGFSFRILDKTIILFREQPQTVEQQKFYKVQGKVVDEKNLPMPGVTVLLDGTQMGVSTNVDGDFTLSVPQEKGKLVFSFVGYKTVTVNYTDGKAVSVKMELETASLEEVQVVAYGAQKKRTVVSAISSVKADELKELPTHSLENLLQGHMAGVEISNISGSPGGGGSLVAIRGYNSLFVEGEGDDRNYGTPLYVIDGVPMQSFTSPVTGSNTLSDLDPSMIESIEVLKDAASAAIYGSRAGNGVILITTKKGQAGKARFSANFSYSASWLPAAPDQWGGNYERRYHLEALYNTLAPYKTADGTWKLPESYEEVYENRQDKGPMYNWFWGTTRPQNAIALQDSLNSFYNNSTHWWKQNYQVAKVLNANLQASGGNENVRYMIGAGYYDEEGIAVNTGFTRFNVLTNLTAMPAKKLRMDGQFSLTYSDRSRGSNAGSNASKMESITSDPTDTPTLLPGGGEVGRMMLQQLNETSEKNQSYSARFNLVLDYEIIRNLHLKLSAGVDFNQQNQNIFKPKALDPTYHFSTSEGTIARDISLINENLLSYNFSIKNRHNFDVLLGLSFQKDQSFNNKGSGSNGPNDHVHYVGAQGWGGDNGLNNVGDGTKDLFISAFTYLSNFDEERLNSYFGRVTYNFKEKYMLEATLRRDGSSVFGENVRWATFPSVALGWAFSEEPFMKRFYWLSFAKIRGSWGVSGQKFHQPYLAHGLLSPGHYTFHGNAGMLPNASAGVINKNLSWEETNQYDVGLDISLLDYRFKVNLDYYYRYTKGQLNRITLPGNTQYLNFQWQNGMAISNQGIELELIADIFRETAVQWRMKFNLSRNWNRFEKSADGFDFNSQIIGRPLHQLMVFKTDGFYNSMDEVPKYYTANKEVQLIYDNDTRMVYLPGARKLVDLNGDGRITAADKYAAASPLPKAHGGFINEIRWKNLDLNIFFNYSIGRHALKIYDDFSLKPDASSVPLFADVTKLNAWSSAASTQAAYPKPQNYGLHYQYSGLFDCDIEKVHFLRLKQLTLGYNLEEEIVRKIGISSARFFVTAENLFLLTNYSGIDPELIDPTNGMDNLASYPLPRKFTVGLTVNF